The Anopheles coluzzii chromosome 2, AcolN3, whole genome shotgun sequence genome window below encodes:
- the LOC120953106 gene encoding protein D3-like isoform X2 — protein sequence MSTCVRGVALLVVSLLLLESRASDILNDAHVYRAFASYEVVPDVIDEAPDCWARVSFKSGRQAEGGNRLTPTQIRNPPVVSWNANERALYTLILTDPDVPSRDDPRYREFIHWAVGNIPGNDIDRGETLVEYLGAVTPRGTGLHRFVLLVFEHLQKLDFSAEPRITAQCGTVRRYFSTRNFTRKYDLSGVYAGNFFQTQYDDYVNTLQAQLRECSLNELNGARNGTVFGGP from the exons ATGTCCACGTGCGTGCGCGGTGTAGCGTTGTTGGTGGTtagtttgctgctgctagaaTCTCGCGCCTCCGACATACTGAACGATGCGCACGTGTACCGTGCCTTCGCGTCGTACGAGGTCGTGCCGGATGTGATCGACGAAGCGCCCGACTGTTGGGCCCGGGTGTCGTTTAAAAGTGGCCGCCAGGCGGAAGGAGGTAATCGGCTAACGCCAACACAAATACGAAACCCTCCGGTTGTGAGCTGGAACGCGAACGAGCGTGCGTTGTACACGCTGATCCTGACCGATCCGGACGTACCGTCACGGGATGATCCACGCTATCGGGAGTTTATCCACTGGGCTGTGGGGAACATCCCCGGCAACGATATCGATCGGGGTGAAACGCTTGTGGAGTATCTGGGAGCGGTGACGCCACGGGGCACAGGGTTGCATCGGttcgtgctgctggtgtttgAGCATCTGCAGAAGCTGGACTTTTCGGCGGAACCGAGGATCACGGCACAGTGCGGTACGGTGCGGCGATACTTCTCCACGCGCAACTTTACACGCAAGTACGATTTGAGTGGCGTGTACGCGGGCAACTTCTTCCAGACGCAGTACGACGATTACGTGAACACGCTGCAGGCACAGCTGCGCGAAT GTTCGCTGAACGAACTGAACGGCGCGCGCAATGGAACCGTTTTCGGTGGACCGTAG
- the LOC120953106 gene encoding protein D3-like isoform X1: protein MSTCVRGVALLVVSLLLLESRASDILNDAHVYRAFASYEVVPDVIDEAPDCWARVSFKSGRQAEGGNRLTPTQIRNPPVVSWNANERALYTLILTDPDVPSRDDPRYREFIHWAVGNIPGNDIDRGETLVEYLGAVTPRGTGLHRFVLLVFEHLQKLDFSAEPRITAQCGTVRRYFSTRNFTRKYDLSGVYAGNFFQTQYDDYVNTLQAQLRECESERSLNELNGARNGTVFGGP from the exons ATGTCCACGTGCGTGCGCGGTGTAGCGTTGTTGGTGGTtagtttgctgctgctagaaTCTCGCGCCTCCGACATACTGAACGATGCGCACGTGTACCGTGCCTTCGCGTCGTACGAGGTCGTGCCGGATGTGATCGACGAAGCGCCCGACTGTTGGGCCCGGGTGTCGTTTAAAAGTGGCCGCCAGGCGGAAGGAGGTAATCGGCTAACGCCAACACAAATACGAAACCCTCCGGTTGTGAGCTGGAACGCGAACGAGCGTGCGTTGTACACGCTGATCCTGACCGATCCGGACGTACCGTCACGGGATGATCCACGCTATCGGGAGTTTATCCACTGGGCTGTGGGGAACATCCCCGGCAACGATATCGATCGGGGTGAAACGCTTGTGGAGTATCTGGGAGCGGTGACGCCACGGGGCACAGGGTTGCATCGGttcgtgctgctggtgtttgAGCATCTGCAGAAGCTGGACTTTTCGGCGGAACCGAGGATCACGGCACAGTGCGGTACGGTGCGGCGATACTTCTCCACGCGCAACTTTACACGCAAGTACGATTTGAGTGGCGTGTACGCGGGCAACTTCTTCCAGACGCAGTACGACGATTACGTGAACACGCTGCAGGCACAGCTGCGCGAATGTGAGAGCGAGC GTTCGCTGAACGAACTGAACGGCGCGCGCAATGGAACCGTTTTCGGTGGACCGTAG